Proteins encoded together in one Carya illinoinensis cultivar Pawnee chromosome 3, C.illinoinensisPawnee_v1, whole genome shotgun sequence window:
- the LOC122302982 gene encoding microsomal glutathione S-transferase 3-like, protein MGGVELVLPKEYGYVVIVLVLYCSLNFWMAGQVGKARRRYKVPLPILYALESENKDAKLFNCVQRGHQNSLEMMPTFCTLMILGGMRHPRATALLGLLYTVTRFFYFKGYATGDPEKRLTIGKFGFLALLGLFIPTVSFGVSLLL, encoded by the exons ATGGGTGGAGTGGAGTTGGTGCTGCCTAAGGAGTACGGCTATGTGGTCATCGTTCTCGTTCTCTACTGCTCTCTCAACTTCTGGATGGCTGGCCAAGTTGGCAAGGCCCGGAGAAG GTACAAAGTGCCATTACCCATCCTCTACGCTTTAGAATCTGAAAACAAAGATGCAAAGCTCTTCAACTGTGTTCAG AGAGGACATCAGAACTCACTGGAGATGATGCCCACGTTTTGCACGCTGATGATATTGGGAGGGATGAGGCATCCTCGCGCTACAGCTCTGCTTGGTCTACTCTACACCGTGACTCGCTTTTTCTACTTCAAAGGCTATGCAACGGGCGATCCCGAGAAGCGTCTCACCATTGGGAAATTTGGCTTCTTGGCCTTGTTGGGGCTTTTTATCCCCACTGTCTCATTCGGTGTCagtcttcttctttga